The DNA region TGGAAGCTAAATGGGGTTTGATTCCGGATATGGGCGGAACGTTAGCTTTGCGAGAATGTATGAGCGCCGATCAAGCAAAGAGACTCGCGATGACCGCGAACGTCATTGAAGCAACTGAAGCTCAAGCTATCGGACTGATCTCTCAAGTTGCAGAACAGCCCCAAGATGCAGCTAACTTATTAGCAGAGCAGTTAATTAATCGATCACCTGATGTAGTCAATAAAATTAAATCGTTTTATTCACCACTTTCTTATTGGCAGGAACGACGATTGTTGTCACAAGAAACGATGGGGCAGATTAAGATCTTAATGGGTAAAAACCAACGCATCGCAGTGGTTAGAGAAACAAAGAAGGTTGATAAGCCTTATTTTGATTGACGCTCCTTAGATTGGCAGGCGTTTGGTTGACAGAAGTTAGGTCGATAGTCGATCGAGTGGAAATTCATCAGTGTTTATTTGACCTGGTGAGAATGTTTGAAGGATTAAAAGTATGAAAGTTGATGATATTCGAGTGTTTGTTCCAAGTCGAGATTTCGACGAGTCCAAGGCCTTTTATAGCGAACTTGGTTTTGCCAAAGAAGATATAAATGATGAACTAGTTTTGTTTACAAGTGGTGAATGTTCTTTCTTTTTGCAGCGTTATTATCACGAAGAGTTTGCGAAGAATCTAATGCTTCAGCTTACGGTTCTCGATATAGAGGATACCTTCAAACTTGTCTCGAGTTTGGAAGGCTTTGAAATTAGACATAGTCAGTTGAGAGTTGAACCTTGGGGGCGTGTTTTCAATCTCTGGGGGCCGTCTGGTGAGTTATGGAATATCACTGAGTTTGATTGAGACCTATATTTTTTAAGAACTAAATTTTCGCGTAGCTTAGCGAAGCTTAATCCAACGCATTTAAGCCAGTTTTTACACAGTTGGCAATCTTTATCTGACTTGTATCGAGTAAGTAGCAGAGAATTTTAATATGATTAAATATGATAACGGAGTGTTTGTTGTTAACGATTTTCTAACTCCAAAGGAATGCTCAGATTTAATTGCAAGGAGTGAACAAATTGGATATCAGCGATCTAAAATTCAATCGAGTTTAGGTGAAGTTGAATCGACATCTATTCGCAATAATGAGCGTATTCTTTTCGATGATTTTGATCTTGCAAAAGAGTTATTTAATAAGCTGGAAGAGTACCTTCCAAAAGATATTGACTCTTGGGTACCCAGTGGACTCAATGAAAAGTTCCGTTTTTATCGATATGAGGGTGATCAGTATTTTAATTGGCATGTTGATGGTTCGTTTAAACGAGATTATTTCGAAGTTAGTAAACTGACGATGTTAATTTATTTGAATAATGACTTCGGAGACGGCGAAACAGAGTTCGATGATATGAAAATACAGCCAAAAACCGGAATGTTAATGGTGTTTCCACATAAATTAAGACATCAAGGGGTTTCTCCTACTGACGGCGTTAAATATGTTCTTCGCACAGATGTTATGTACTCAAAACCCTAGGGTAATGTTTCGCGTAGGTTGGGTTAGCGGAGCGTAACCCAACGTAACCCAACTTAACCCAAAATAACGACTAAGCTTTGGCCGCAGAAATATTTATTGGCGTTTGTTGAGCTTTACCTTTGGCGGTATACGTCGTCAGATTATTGGGTCGAAGCGATTGTTTGAAAATGTTAATGGTTCGCTCAAGACTTTTTTGCGACAGTGTAATAATTCGACCATTAATTTCATTTTGCGTTTTGCATTTAAACATGAGCTCTTTCAAATTATTCCAAATGATTTTTAAACCATCTTCTTGCCCAATCTGTTGCTCAAATAATTGGCTGTGATTTTTCATTAAGGGCTTAATGCCAAATATGTTTAATCGCTGAGTGGCTGATTTCTCTATCTGATCAAGCGTTGATGCTTTGTCTTTGAGTAGACCTTCAAGAGACGCGAGCTCTTGCTTTTCGTAGCAGGCTTGCTCATTAACTAATAACTCATAAAGTTTTTGAGTTAAATTAATCTCATGATTCAACGCGGTTGTTAAGTAATCTTTTACGTTTTGCTCTAACATGATCTATCTCACTCTGCTGTAGCCGACTTCGAAGTCGAGCATTTTGCTAGCGACGCGTTCGTTTTCTATTTCGTAACGTCCTTCATCGATTTTTTCTTTAACGGGATCAACACGGCTTCGGTCAACGGCAGGTTGAGCCATCATTTGTTGAATCATCGCGCCAATCATTGACGCTTTGCCGGTGAGCTCGACTGAATCGATCGCGGTATCGCTTCCGCTTTCGCTATCATCAGAGATTTTTCGCCCTTTAACCTTTTGGTTTTGCGTGGTTGCACCGGAAAGTTTCCCTGTTGATACTTGTTTAATATCTATCGCCATAAATTAAAACTCTCTCCAAATTGACCCCGTTAATGTTTGAGTTCTCTGCCAATTACTTTTGAGCACTCAACATTAAACTGACCGATACTTTTCTACTAGCAACAACTGTTCCACGAATTATTCGCTTGGAGTTAGCGTTTTTAACGCGAACGGTTTCACCATAGTGTCCGTCTTCAAGCGCTTCACCTTCCATCGAGACCGAGAAAGCACTGTTTTGAGCAATCACCGCTAGCTTGTCACCTTTGCAAACCATGCAGGCCATTGCCGATGTTGCTGGCTGTCCTACACGAGCGTTTTGTTTCAAGATTGAGCCGACAATCTCTTCTTTGCGATTTAAGGTCACGACTCGAAATCTACTTATCTCTATCGGCTCAATGGCCAAATCTTTAGCACTAATTACTTGTCCTTTGCGTAAGGGACGCTTAAAGACCACTGTTGGTTGATAAATTTGTACGGCAACAGGTACATAAATATGCCAACTTACGGCACCAACGCACCGCACACCCAAAACAGAATTGCCTTTTAAATCAGTGCCTTGAGGGATAAAGCCGGTAAGTGGTTGATCGCACTTTGCTAATCGAAGTCGAGGGTCGACTTTTCCAACGGTAATTTTCACACGACTGGAATCGGTGGATTCTTGAGCGGCAGAATAGTGGCTTTCTAGGAAAGACTTTGCCGTATCACGGATCTCTTTTACGTTTTGAATCGTCGACGCATTCCCATGAGCGCCTCCGATCATTCCTAAGCTAAGTATGAATGTTAAAAAGTGACCAAATTTCATAAGCTTGTGCCATTTTTATTGAAATAATTTTAAGTAGAAATTTATCGCAAATAGTCAGTTTTCGACTATTCTTAGGGATAACAGGGTTAACAAGGCCTGTTCCTAACAATAAATTCAGCTTAAACGCGTTAATTTATTTGAACGTTAACCAGAACAATGCAATGAGTGTGCCTAAAGTTTTTAGGTGCAGAATGCCTAAGCAAAAATGCAGCGGTGAAAGGCGGGGGAGCGCAATGTCCAGTATTTTAGATAGTGTTAATCAGCGAACGCAGATGGTCGGTCAAAATCGACTCGAGCTGTTGTTGTTTAAACTGCGTGGACGACAGGTTTACGGTATTAACGTATTTAAGGTTCGGGAAGTGTTACAGTGCCCAGAACTAACTCAACTACCGCAACGACATGCGGTCGTCCGAGGTGTGGCGCATATTCGCGGGCAAACCATTTCAGTCATGGATCTTAGCCTTGCCACTGGAGGACCTCCATTAGAAAATATTCATAATTGCTTTGTGATTATTGCCGAATACAATCGTGCAGTGCAGGGTTTTTTAGTCAGCTCTGTTGAGCGCATAGTGAACATGAACTGGGGAGATATTCACCCACCACCGAAGGGCAGCGGTCGAGACCATTATTTAACAGCGGTGACTGAAATCGACAAGCAATTGGTCGAAATTATTGACGTCGAAAAGATACTGGCTGAAATCACACCGGCGAGTGACATCGTGTCACAAGAGGTGATCCAAAAGTCTGCAGGCAGAGAGCCGCAAGACAAGATTGTACTTATTGCAGACGACTCATCGGTTGCGCGGAATCAGATAAAGAGAACCGTCGAGCAGCTTGGAATGAAAGTGGTTACCAAGAAAGACGGGCGAGAGGCGCTCGACTTTTTGAAAGACTTGGTGGACGAAGGTAAGCGAGTAAACGATGAAATTTTATTGTTAATTTCAGACATTGAAATGCCAGAAATGGACGGATATACCTTAACGGCAGAAATTCGAGGGAACGAAAGTTTGAAAGACTTGTGGGTGTTGTTACATACTTCACTGAGCGGCGTGTTCAACCAGGCGATGGTTCAAAAAGTTGGAGCCAATGACTTTATACCCAAGTTTAATCCTGACGAACTGGCCAGCAGTGTACAAAAACGATTGGAACTCGATCAATAACATCAGGAGCTGTTTCGTCGATGATCATCTCTTCTGACGAGTATCAAGCGTTCAGGGATCTTCTGAACCAAAAAACCGGAATTTTGCTCGGGGAAAATAAGCAGTATTTAGTTGCGAGTCGTCTTACATCGTTTCTACGTGAACAACAAATAGAAACCTTCTCAGACTTCATGGCGCGATTAAAGCAGCCCTTTAGCGATAAAATTTTGCAACAGGTCATAGACCGAATGACCACTAATGAAACCTTGTGGTTTCGCGATGGTTTTCCTTTTGATTATCTTTTGAATTCCATTTTGCCAGAAATAAAAACCAACGGCGGTAGCCGATGCAATATTTGGTGCGCAGCCTGTTCATCTGGCCAAGAACCTTATTCGATTGCAATAGCGGTGGATGAAGCATTGAAAAGTGGTACTCGAGCAAAACTGCCCATGCAAATTGATATTTTCGCGACCGATATATCCAGTCGGATGCTCGAGCAAGCTAAGCGAGCGGAGTATCAATCTCTTGAAATCACCCGCGGGTTATCGCCAATTCGTCAGAAAAACTATTTCACGCAAAGTGAGAATACCTTCTCGCTCAAACCTGAGGTGCGCAGCCGTGTTAGGTTCGCAACGCTCAACTTAATGACAACGCCATATCGTGCCGGTGGACCGTTTGATGTTATTTTCTGCCGAAACGTACTGATTTATTTTTCGGGTGAACTGAAAGAGCAAGTCATTAATGGTTTGGCTGACTGTCTCAAACCCGGAGGTTATTTATTCTTAGGAGCCTCTGAATCTATGCCGCACTCAATTAAATCCTTTGAAATGGTTCGTTGCAACCCAGGTCTGGTTTATCGTAAGAAATAACTCGCCGCGTTGAGCAGGGGTACATTCCTTGCCGTGTCTAGGGTTTGTCTCTATTTAAGTTTCGATGTTATTCATTAGAATCATATTGCCGCTTTGAGCGGCTTCTCATTGCCGCTTTTCGATTTCTTCGCGCTAGATAATCATAAAATACTATATAAAACATGCAGTTACTAAGTCTCTTAATAGCTGGCATAGGTATTGCTGTAATCGATACAAAGTTATTAGTTAATACATCGTGGCTTTTAAAATTCAGGGTCTAAATAAAGGCTCTAAGAAAGCTAAAACTGGGAGAACGGCATGGCCATTTCATTCGATAAAGCGCTGGGTATTCATGAGCACACTTTATCGTTGCGTGCGAAACGAGCAGAAGTGATCGCGAATAACATTGCGAACGCAGACACGCCTGGGTTTAAGGCACAAGAGCTAGATTTTCAATCGGCCCTGAATAATGTGATGTCACAAGAGGGCTTTAAAGGCTTAACCAAAACCCATGAAAAACATTTTAGTAGCCGTACTGGTGAGCTAGGCCCTGGGGCGGTTAAGTATTTAGTGCCTGATCAGCCCGATACAGGAGACGGAAACACAGTCGATAGTCAAAAAGAAATCGCTAAATACGGTCGGAACGCATTGGAGTATCAAACCACATTGCAGTTCTTGAGTAATAAATTCAAAGGCATTTCAAAAGCATTAAAGGGTGAATAACGATGGCGCTGTATAACATCTTCGACATTTCTGGATCTGCGATGAGCGCGCAAAGTGTTCGTTTGAATACGACGGCAAGCAATATGGCGAACGCAGAGAGCGTTGCTAGTAGTGTTAATGAAACTTACAAAGCACGGCATCCTGTGTTCAGCGCGGTCTATCAATCGGTTAATGGCAGCCCTTATGCTGGCGCCGGCGTTGATGTGGTTGGCGTTGTCGAAAGTGCCGCAGAGGCTCGTGTTAAGTATCAGCCAGACAATCCGATGGCCGATGAAAATGGGAATGTTTATTTGCCAAACGTCAACATTGTCGAAGAGATGGCAAACATGATTTCTGCATCACGTAACTATCAAGCCAATGTACAAATTGCCAGCACTGCGAAAACACTTTTGCAGCGAACTTTAACCTTGGGCCAATAATTGAAAACGTCGGAAACTGATTATGACCACGATAAATAATGAAACTAGCTCACTTTATAACGACCTTGGCTTGAACCGCGAAGAGAACCTCAATAACGGTAAAAAAGATCAACTTGGTCAATCGGATTTCTTGGCGCTGTTAACAACACAATTGGCGAATCAAGATCCTTTTGATCCGCTTGATAATAAAGAGTTCATTGCGCAAATGGCTCAGTTCTCAAGCCTTTCGGGAATGGAAGAGTTAAATACCAACTTTAATACGCTTGCGACATCGTTGACGGGTAGCCAAGCATTGCAAGCGTCTGCACTTGTCGGTCGATCTGTCATGGTGCCAACCAGTGTCGGGTATTTACAGCAAGGTCAAAGCATTGAAGGTCGCTTAAGTTTGCAACAGTCAACGCAAGATATCTGGGCTGAAGTTAAAGACAGTTCTGGCCAGGTAGTGCGTCGATTTGAAATAGGAAGCTACAGCCAAGGCGATTTAGATTTTGCTTGGGATGGACTGAGCGATAACGGAGAAGCGATGCCTGAAGGAGCTTATTCTATCAACGTGTTTGGTCGCGTTGGTGGTTCAACGGAACAATTAGGTACCGTGATTAAAGCGCAAGTCAATAGTGTGAATTTAGCCGGATCGAATGGCCAGGTAGTGTTGAACTTAACTGGGCTCGGTTCCGTTAATTTAGGCGACATCGATGAAATAGGTTTGTAGGTTAAGAAATCGTTTTAACAAGTTTTTATCAAATTTAAATTTAATAACGACAGTGTCGGGAGAAGTAGAAAATGTCATTTAATACAGCACTGAGTGGTCTGAATGCGGCCCAATCTGATTTAAATGTTACCAGTAATAATATTGCTAACGTATCTACCACGGGGTTTAAGTTCAGTCGCGCTGAGTTTGGCGATATTTTCGCAACTTCAACGCTCGGCAGTTCAAAAACCGCGATTGGTAACGGTGTTATTTTAAGTAACGTTGCACAGCAGTTTAACCAAGGTAACTTAGAGTTTACTTCTAACACCTTAGATCTTGCTGTTTCAGGTCAGGGTTTCTTTGTATTAGAGCCCAGTCAAAATAATGAGAATTTATCGTTCACACGTGCCGGTGAATTTGGCGTGGATGCCAATGGTTTTGTGGTCAATTCATCGGGTGCTCGATTACAAGTGTTTCCAACGAATCCCGATGGAACCGTAACCGCAACCGCTTTATCAAGCACTCAGCCATTGCAAATTCCACAGTCAGCGGGTTCTCCTACCATGACAACAGAAATTGAAGTCGGGGTGAACTTGCCTGCAAATGCATCTGGACTCGATGTAAACTTATTTGACCCACTTTCACCGACAACGTTTAGTGCATCAACCTCATCAACAATTTTCGATTCGTTAGGTGAGAGTCATATTGCCACTATGTATTACGTTAAAGACGCTGCAACTCCTAATACATGGGCAGCTTACTATTATGTCGATGGAAATCCGGTGGATATTGCTGGTGGTACACCAGGATCGGGTGGCCAGTTATATCACACCGTTGAATTTGATGCGGCGGGTAGCTTTCAACAAACGACACCTGCAGCGCCAACCAGTGCTGCGCTAGGTTTTACCAATGGTTCGAACGCCGCGCAAACGATTACGTTTGATTATGCTAACAACAGCCCAACGCAATTTGCGTCTCCATTCACGGTAAACACGCTCGATCAAAATGGCGCAACCATTGGACGTTTGGCGGGCATAGAAATTAGTGAGACCGGAACCGTTCGAGCGAATTTCACCAATGGTCAATCTAATTCAATTGGTAAAATTGCCTTGGTTCGTTTTGCAAATCCACAAGGGTTGTCGCAATTAGGTAACAATGCATGGTCAGATACGATCGATTCAGGGCAACCACTTGCCGGTGAAGCATTAACCTCAAGTTTCGGTCAGATTCGCTCAGGCGCTTTAGAAACGTCAAACGTTGATCTAACTTCTGAGCTGGTCAACTTGATCACGGCGCAACGAAACTTTCAGGCCAACGCACGAACCATAGAAACAAACAATCAGGTCACCCAGACCATTATTCAGATTCGATAATAAAGAATAAGCCAGCGGATTAGTCTGCTGGCTCTTCAGTTTGGAAGTTTTAATTGATTCAGTTTTATAAATTATTAACAGGTGTAGTCAATGGATAAGATGGTGTACTTAGCGATGTCTGGTGCTAAAGAAAATATGTTAGCTCAGACCAAAACGGCGAATAATTTAGCCAACGCAAGTACGGTTGGCTTTCGAGCCGATCTCCATCAAGCACGATCAATGCAAGCGTTTGGTGATGGTCATCCTACGCGGGTTTTTTCGTTAACTGAGCGCCCCGGCTATCGTTTTGACAGTGGCGCATTAATGTCAACGGGAAATGACTTTGACGTTGCAGTCGAGGGCCAGGGTTGGATTGCGGTTCAAGGCGAAAATGGCCTGGAATCCTATACTCGACGTGGCGATTTGAAAATTAGTCCGAATGGATTGGTTACCAACGGCGCTGGGCATTTAGTGCTGGGTAATGGTGGTCCTATTGCATTGCCTCCATTCGACAAAGTGGACATCGGCAATGACGGTACAATTACAATTCGACCACAAGGGGCGGCCGCGACTGAAGCCGTCGTCGTCGATCGTATCAAGTTGGTTAATCCGAATAATGCCGATTTAATGAAGAATGAATTTGGTTTATTCCAACGCAAAGATAATGGTGTTGAACCACCTGATGCGGCCGTGACTTTAGTTACGAAAACACTCGAGAGTAGTAATGTCAATGCGGTTGAAGAAATGATCAATATGATCAGCTTGTCTCGTCAGTTTGAAATGCAAGTTAAGATGATGAAGACGGCCGAAGAAACTGGACAAGCCGCTGAGCAACTAGCAAGAATCTCGTAGATTTAAAGACACTCATAAAAAGTTGGCATGAAAATAGTATTGTTTTTTTAGTGAATCGTTTTTAACACAGAATTTTATCATTGAGCTTTATACAGACATTGGGAGTGAGGTATGCACCCGGCACTTTGGATTAGTAAAACAGGTCTTGATGCGCAATCGACAGATTTGCAAGTCACCTCTAACAACTTGGCGAATGCCAGTACTATTGGCTACAAGAAAAGCCGCGCGATCTTTGAAGATTTGTTTTATCAAACTGTGAGAGCACCTGGCAGTCAGTCGTCTCAAAATACCGAGTTGCCTTCTGGTTTAATGCTAGGTACGGGTGTTAAAACCGTCGCTACGCAAAAAGATTTTACGCAAGGTTCTTTTCAATTGACTCAAAATCAATTGGATATGGCGATTGAAGGTCCCGGATTTTTTCAGATTTTATTACCCGACGGACAAACCGCTTATACTCGCGCAGGAAACTTTGCATTAGATGATACGGGGCAAGTTGTTACCTCTGGTTCCGGCTATGTCTTGCAGCCTGGTTTAACGGTTCCGCAAGACGCATTGAGTGTTGATATTGCTCTTGATGGTAATGTGACCGTTCGCGTGCCCGGTAATGCCGCTCCGGTCAATATTGGGCAAATTCAAACCGCTAACTTTATCAATACGGCAGGATTACAACCCATTGGGCAAAACTTGTTTTTAGAAACAGGGGCCAGTGGCGCACCCATCGTTGGTAACCCATCAGAAAATGGACTAGGCAATATTCGAGGTGGGCAACTCGAGTCTTCGAATGTTTCGGTCGTTGAAGAGCTGATTGGCTTGATAGAAACCCAGCGTGCCTATGAAATTAATGCGAAGGTTATTTCCGGTGTCGATCAAATGCTGCAATACGTGAATCAACAACTTTAATGCTGCGTAAAAAGCTCCCAGTGAGGTTTATATTATGATGTTCCGAAGCCTTGTATCTTCTTTCTCTTTAATCGTGCTGTGTGGTTGTCAATCCTTTGTACCACCGGCACCTGATGATCCATATTTTGCACCAAAGTTACCGCAGACTGCTCAACAGCAACAGTTGTCTGGAGGTTCACTTTTTTCTACTAGCAATGAGATGCTTTTATACGAAGATAAAAAAGCCAATCGTATTGGAGACATCATTACGATTGAGTTAACCGAGGTTACCGACGCAACCAAAAAAGCAGATACAAAAACCAAGAAAGAAAGTGATGTGCAATTAGATAACCCTCTAATAGCAGGCAGAAATTATGTGTTTAATTCTGGTCAATCTTCGTTTGAAACGTCGCTGGGTATGGAGAACGAGTTTCGAGGTGAGTCAGAGTCGAAGCAGAGCAACAAACTTAACGGCACCATTTCGGTGACGGTACAAAATGTGTTACCGAATGGCAATTTAGTGGTTCGCGGAGAGAAGTGGATCACGTTGAATCAAGGCGATGAGTTTATTCGAGTCTCTGGCATTCTACGCCCACAGGATATTTCGGCTGAAAACACCGCAATGTCCTCTAGGTTGGCAAATGCCCGAATACAATACAGCGGCAAAGGCGCGTTGGCTGACTCAAACTCACAAGGCTGGTTGGCACGATTTTTTAATAGTAGTTGGTGGCCATTCTAATTCTTGAGAGCAAATTATGAAAAAGCTAACCGTTTTAACCTTACTAACCTTGTCCGTTTTCTGCGTTTCAATTGGCGCAGAACGAATTAAAGATATTGCATCAATTCAAGGAGTTAGAAGTAATCACCTGGTCGGCTATGGATTAGTTGTCGGCTTAGATGGCACGGGTGAGCAGACAGCCTACACAGCGCAAGCCTTTAAAACCATGTTAAGCCGTTTCGGCATAACTTTGCCGCAAGGCTTAACGCCAAAACTGAAAAACGTTGCCGCTGTTGCCGTACATGCTGAGTTACCGGCTTTTGCTAAGCCTGGGCAGACCATCGATATTACCGTTTCTAGTTTAGGAAATGCGAAAAGTTTACGCGGCGGCGCTTTATTATTAACACCACTTAAGGCCGTCGATGGGCAAATTTATGCACTAGCACAAGGGAATTTAGTGGTCGGTGGATTCGGTGCTGAAGGTGCTGATGGCTCTAAAGTGACCGTGAATATTCCAACGGCAGGTCGAATTCCGAACGGCGCAACGGTAGAGCGATTGGTGGCCAATAGTTTTGCCGAGGGCGATCATTTTGTCTTCAATTTAAACTATCCAGATTTTACGACCGCTAAGCGCCTTGCCAAATCGATCAATGACTTTGTCGGACCTAACACAGCAAAGCCTTTAGATGCAGCTTCTATTCAAGTAAGTGCGCCTCGTGATCCTTCGCACAGAGTTGCCTTTCTGTCAGCGCTTGAGAATGTAGAAGTTCAACCCGCAGATGCTCGCTCGCGTATCATTATCAATTCTAGAACCGGAACCATTGTGGTCGGTAAAAATGTCCGATTGAAAGAAGCGGCGGTTGCTCATGGGTCTTTGGTTGTCACCATTAATGAAAACCAACAAGTTAGTCAGCCTAATGCGTTTGCAGGTGGGCAAACAGAAGTGACCGAACAGTCGCAAGTAGACTTAGCTCAACAAGAAGCAAAAATGTTTCATTTTAATCCTGGTGTTTCTTTGGATGAATTAGTTCGAGCGGTAAACGCAGTCGGCGCTGCTCCTGGTGATCTTATGGCGATTCTAGAAGCATTGAAGCAGGCAGGAGCCATTCAGGGCGAGTTAGTGGTCATTTAGGTTATGCCGATGGAAACCTCTAACTATTACGATCTGAATAGCCTTAACCAATACCGCGATCAAGCTAAAGGGTCGCAGCGGGAAACGCTGAAAGCTGCAGTGAAAGAGTTTGAAGCCTATTTTTTAAACTTAATGTTAAAGAATATGCGCTCAGCGAATGAAGTGTTAGGCGGGGAACACGCACTAACCAGTAATGACGTTTCTTTTTACAATGAA from Pleionea litopenaei includes:
- a CDS encoding 2OG-Fe(II) oxygenase; the protein is MIKYDNGVFVVNDFLTPKECSDLIARSEQIGYQRSKIQSSLGEVESTSIRNNERILFDDFDLAKELFNKLEEYLPKDIDSWVPSGLNEKFRFYRYEGDQYFNWHVDGSFKRDYFEVSKLTMLIYLNNDFGDGETEFDDMKIQPKTGMLMVFPHKLRHQGVSPTDGVKYVLRTDVMYSKP
- a CDS encoding flagella synthesis protein FlgN; translation: MLEQNVKDYLTTALNHEINLTQKLYELLVNEQACYEKQELASLEGLLKDKASTLDQIEKSATQRLNIFGIKPLMKNHSQLFEQQIGQEDGLKIIWNNLKELMFKCKTQNEINGRIITLSQKSLERTINIFKQSLRPNNLTTYTAKGKAQQTPINISAAKA
- the flgM gene encoding flagellar biosynthesis anti-sigma factor FlgM, producing the protein MAIDIKQVSTGKLSGATTQNQKVKGRKISDDSESGSDTAIDSVELTGKASMIGAMIQQMMAQPAVDRSRVDPVKEKIDEGRYEIENERVASKMLDFEVGYSRVR
- the flgA gene encoding flagellar basal body P-ring formation chaperone FlgA — protein: MKFGHFLTFILSLGMIGGAHGNASTIQNVKEIRDTAKSFLESHYSAAQESTDSSRVKITVGKVDPRLRLAKCDQPLTGFIPQGTDLKGNSVLGVRCVGAVSWHIYVPVAVQIYQPTVVFKRPLRKGQVISAKDLAIEPIEISRFRVVTLNRKEEIVGSILKQNARVGQPATSAMACMVCKGDKLAVIAQNSAFSVSMEGEALEDGHYGETVRVKNANSKRIIRGTVVASRKVSVSLMLSAQK
- a CDS encoding chemotaxis protein CheV; this translates as MSSILDSVNQRTQMVGQNRLELLLFKLRGRQVYGINVFKVREVLQCPELTQLPQRHAVVRGVAHIRGQTISVMDLSLATGGPPLENIHNCFVIIAEYNRAVQGFLVSSVERIVNMNWGDIHPPPKGSGRDHYLTAVTEIDKQLVEIIDVEKILAEITPASDIVSQEVIQKSAGREPQDKIVLIADDSSVARNQIKRTVEQLGMKVVTKKDGREALDFLKDLVDEGKRVNDEILLLISDIEMPEMDGYTLTAEIRGNESLKDLWVLLHTSLSGVFNQAMVQKVGANDFIPKFNPDELASSVQKRLELDQ
- a CDS encoding CheR family methyltransferase encodes the protein MIISSDEYQAFRDLLNQKTGILLGENKQYLVASRLTSFLREQQIETFSDFMARLKQPFSDKILQQVIDRMTTNETLWFRDGFPFDYLLNSILPEIKTNGGSRCNIWCAACSSGQEPYSIAIAVDEALKSGTRAKLPMQIDIFATDISSRMLEQAKRAEYQSLEITRGLSPIRQKNYFTQSENTFSLKPEVRSRVRFATLNLMTTPYRAGGPFDVIFCRNVLIYFSGELKEQVINGLADCLKPGGYLFLGASESMPHSIKSFEMVRCNPGLVYRKK
- the flgB gene encoding flagellar basal body rod protein FlgB; its protein translation is MAISFDKALGIHEHTLSLRAKRAEVIANNIANADTPGFKAQELDFQSALNNVMSQEGFKGLTKTHEKHFSSRTGELGPGAVKYLVPDQPDTGDGNTVDSQKEIAKYGRNALEYQTTLQFLSNKFKGISKALKGE
- the flgC gene encoding flagellar basal body rod protein FlgC, with protein sequence MALYNIFDISGSAMSAQSVRLNTTASNMANAESVASSVNETYKARHPVFSAVYQSVNGSPYAGAGVDVVGVVESAAEARVKYQPDNPMADENGNVYLPNVNIVEEMANMISASRNYQANVQIASTAKTLLQRTLTLGQ
- a CDS encoding flagellar hook assembly protein FlgD, with amino-acid sequence MTTINNETSSLYNDLGLNREENLNNGKKDQLGQSDFLALLTTQLANQDPFDPLDNKEFIAQMAQFSSLSGMEELNTNFNTLATSLTGSQALQASALVGRSVMVPTSVGYLQQGQSIEGRLSLQQSTQDIWAEVKDSSGQVVRRFEIGSYSQGDLDFAWDGLSDNGEAMPEGAYSINVFGRVGGSTEQLGTVIKAQVNSVNLAGSNGQVVLNLTGLGSVNLGDIDEIGL
- the flgE gene encoding flagellar hook protein FlgE, with product MSFNTALSGLNAAQSDLNVTSNNIANVSTTGFKFSRAEFGDIFATSTLGSSKTAIGNGVILSNVAQQFNQGNLEFTSNTLDLAVSGQGFFVLEPSQNNENLSFTRAGEFGVDANGFVVNSSGARLQVFPTNPDGTVTATALSSTQPLQIPQSAGSPTMTTEIEVGVNLPANASGLDVNLFDPLSPTTFSASTSSTIFDSLGESHIATMYYVKDAATPNTWAAYYYVDGNPVDIAGGTPGSGGQLYHTVEFDAAGSFQQTTPAAPTSAALGFTNGSNAAQTITFDYANNSPTQFASPFTVNTLDQNGATIGRLAGIEISETGTVRANFTNGQSNSIGKIALVRFANPQGLSQLGNNAWSDTIDSGQPLAGEALTSSFGQIRSGALETSNVDLTSELVNLITAQRNFQANARTIETNNQVTQTIIQIR
- the flgF gene encoding flagellar basal-body rod protein FlgF, whose product is MDKMVYLAMSGAKENMLAQTKTANNLANASTVGFRADLHQARSMQAFGDGHPTRVFSLTERPGYRFDSGALMSTGNDFDVAVEGQGWIAVQGENGLESYTRRGDLKISPNGLVTNGAGHLVLGNGGPIALPPFDKVDIGNDGTITIRPQGAAATEAVVVDRIKLVNPNNADLMKNEFGLFQRKDNGVEPPDAAVTLVTKTLESSNVNAVEEMINMISLSRQFEMQVKMMKTAEETGQAAEQLARIS
- the flgG gene encoding flagellar basal-body rod protein FlgG; amino-acid sequence: MHPALWISKTGLDAQSTDLQVTSNNLANASTIGYKKSRAIFEDLFYQTVRAPGSQSSQNTELPSGLMLGTGVKTVATQKDFTQGSFQLTQNQLDMAIEGPGFFQILLPDGQTAYTRAGNFALDDTGQVVTSGSGYVLQPGLTVPQDALSVDIALDGNVTVRVPGNAAPVNIGQIQTANFINTAGLQPIGQNLFLETGASGAPIVGNPSENGLGNIRGGQLESSNVSVVEELIGLIETQRAYEINAKVISGVDQMLQYVNQQL
- the flgH gene encoding flagellar basal body L-ring protein FlgH, with protein sequence MMFRSLVSSFSLIVLCGCQSFVPPAPDDPYFAPKLPQTAQQQQLSGGSLFSTSNEMLLYEDKKANRIGDIITIELTEVTDATKKADTKTKKESDVQLDNPLIAGRNYVFNSGQSSFETSLGMENEFRGESESKQSNKLNGTISVTVQNVLPNGNLVVRGEKWITLNQGDEFIRVSGILRPQDISAENTAMSSRLANARIQYSGKGALADSNSQGWLARFFNSSWWPF